The Euphorbia lathyris chromosome 2, ddEupLath1.1, whole genome shotgun sequence genome includes a window with the following:
- the LOC136217287 gene encoding glycine-rich cell wall structural protein-like — protein sequence MTSKLLIVFFFSALVCSTAARKLGNEFGSQKNLFPHPVLGGGGGLGGGGGAGGGGGLGGGSGAGFGGGAGAGGGAGAGGGLGGGGGGGFGGGGGAGGGVGGGSGFGGGAGFGGGAGAGGGLGGGAGGGGGFGGGGGGGLGGGLGSGGGFGAGGGAGGGLGGGSMRRCLNIKGTHQLLLSFFHYIITSFLPQPMSLFLSALPIQIMTSKFLIVLLFSAFVCSTSARKLGNEFGTQKNLFPHPGLGGGGGLGGGGGAGGGGGLGGGAGAGFGGGAGAGGGAGAGGGLGGGGGGGFGGGGGAGGGVGGGSGFGGGAGFGGGAGAGGGLGGGAGGGGGFGGGGGGGLGGGLGSGGGFGAGGGAGGGLGGVSP from the exons ATGACTTCCAAATTgcttattgtgtttttctttagTGCCCTTGTTTGCTCCACTGCTGCTAGAAAGCTTGGGAATGAGTTTGGGAGTCAGAAGAACTTGTTTCCCCACCCTGTACTTGGCGGCGGAGGCGGCctaggtggtggtggtggtgcgGGAGGGGGAGGTGGACTTGGTGGTGGTTCTGGAGCTGGATTTGGAGGAGGTGCTGGTGCTGGCGGAGGAGCTGGAGCTGGAGGTGGTCTTGGTGGAGGTGGTGGTGGGGGATTTGGAGGTGGAGGTGGTGCTGGAGGAGGAGTAGGTGGAGGATCAGGTTTTGGTGGTGGTGCTGGATTTGGAGGTGGTGCTGGAGCAGGTGGGGGACTTGGCGGTGGGGCTGGAGGTGGAGGAGGATTTGGGGGTGGCGGTGGTGGTGGACTTGGTGGCGGACTTGGTAGTGGTGGAGGGTTTGGAGCAGGTGGTGGTGCCGGTGGTGGACTTGGAGGTGGTTCG ATGAGAAGATGCTTAAATATTAAAGGCACTcatcagcttctcctttcttttTTCCACTATATAATCACTTCATTCCTACCCCAACCAATGTCATTATTCTTATCAGCATTACCAATTCAAATCATGACTTCCAAATTTCTTATTGTCTTGCTTTTTAGTGCCTTTGTTTGCTCCACTTCTGCTAGAAAGCTTGGGAATGAGTTTGGGACTCAGAAGAACTTGTTTCCCCACCCTGGACTTGGTGGAGGAGGCGGCctaggtggtggtggtggtgcaggaggtggaggtggactTGGTGGTGGTGCTGGAGCTGGATTTGGAGGAGGTGCTGGTGCTGGTGGTGGAGCTGGAGCTGGAGGTGGTCTTGGTGGAGGTGGTGGTGGGGGATTTGGAGGTGGAGGTGGTGCTGGAGGAGGAGTAGGTGGAGGATCAGGTTTTGGTGGTGGTGCTGGATTTGGAGGTGGTGCTGGAGCAGGAGGGGGACTTGGTGGTGGGGCTGGAGGTGGAGGAGGATTTGGGGGTGGCGGTGGTGGTGGACTTGGTGGCGGACTTGGAAGTGGTGGAGGATTTGGAGCAGGTGGTGGTGCCGGTGGTGGACTTGGAGGTGTATCGCCTTGA